The following is a genomic window from Microtus pennsylvanicus isolate mMicPen1 chromosome 3, mMicPen1.hap1, whole genome shotgun sequence.
GGGAATGCACACTGTGGGGAGAGATGGACCTGGTGCACTGATTATGGGAATGCACACTGTGGGGAGAGATGGACCTGGTGCACTGATTATGGGAATGCACACTGTGGGGAGAGATGGACCTGATACACTGATTATGGGAATGCACACTGTGGTGAGTGATGGACCTGATACATTGATTATGGGAATGCACACTGTGGTGAGTGATGGACCTGGTGGGTGCACTGATTATGGGAATGCACACTGTGGGGAGAGATGGACCTGATACATTGATTATGGGAATGCACACTGTGGGGAGAGATGGACCTGGTGCACTGATTATGGGAATGCACACTGTGGGGAGAGATGGACCTGATACATTGATTATGGGAATGCACACTGTGGGGAGAGATGGACCTGGTGCACTGATTATGGGAATGCACACTGTGGGGAGAGATGGACCTGGTGCACTGATTACGGGAATGCACACTGTGGGGAGAGATGGACCTGGTGCACTGATTATGGGAATGCACACTGTGGGGAGAGATGGACCTGATACACTGATTACGGGAATGCACACTGTGGGGAGAGATGGACCTGATACACTGATTATGGGAATGCACACTGTGGGGAGAGATGGACCTGGTGCACTGATTACGGGAATGCACACTGTGGGGAGAGATGGACCTGGTGCACTGATTATGGGAATGCACACTGTGGGGAGAGATGGACCTGATACACTGATTACGGGAATGCACACTGTGGGGAGAGATGGACCTGGTGCACTGATTATGGGAATGCACACTGTGGGGAGAGATGGACCTGATACACTGATTATGGGAATGCACACTGTGGGGAGAGATGGACCTGGTGCACTGATTACGGGAATGTACACTGTGGGGAGAGATGGACCTGGTACACTGATTATGGGAATGCATACTGTGGGGAGAGATGGACCTGATACACTGATTATGGGAATGCACACTGTGGGGAGAGATGGACCTGGTGCACTGATTATGGGAATGCACACTGTGGGGAGAGATGGACCTGATACACTGATTATGGGAATGCACACTGTGGGGAGAGATGGACCTGGTGCACTGATTATGGGAATGCACACTGTGGGGAGTGATGGACCTGGTGCACTGATTATGGGAATGCACACTGTGGAGAGAGATGGACCTGATACACTGATTATGGGAATGCACACTGTGGGGAGAGATGGACCTGATACACTGATTATGGGAATGCACACTGTGGGGAGAGATGGACCTGATACACTGATTACGGAAATGCATACTGTGGGGAGAGATGGACCTGGTGCACTGATTACGGGAATGCACACTGTGGGGAGAGATGGACCTGGTGCACTGATTATGGGAATGTACACTTGCACAGGCactttagatatcagtatggaggtttctcaaaacACTTAAAATGGTGCCGGGTGGTAgtgtcccacacctttaatcccagcactcaggagtccaaggcaggtggatctctgtgagttcgaggccagcctggtctacagagtgagttccaggatagccagggctacaaagagaaacaatgtctcgaaaaacaaacaaagaaacactaAAAACATAGTGTCCATATATAAGACTCAGCTCTACCACTCCAGGGCACATGCCCAAAGGATGCCTACCTCAGAGACATTCACTAATCAATGCTTATTGCTGCTTTCTCATTCATAATAACAAGGAAATGGTTCAGTCTAGatatccatcaactgatgaatggataatgaaaatgtggtacctaTACACAATAGAATTCCATTTACCCataaagaaagatgaaatgaaatttacaggaaaatggaaagacaaaTAACACATGTTCTCTCCTACGCGGCCTCTcgcttttaatttttgtatgcatgtatttatgtgggaGTAAGCGTTGGAAGAGGCTAGGAAACGAGGTACGGCAGTTGAGAAGAGAAAAGTAGGGGTTTAAGGGACAGTGGAAGGGTCACAGAACACAAACGCTATGCAAGTGGAAAGGAGTTCACTGGGAGAGAAGACGTGGGGAAAGGATCAACTACAGGTAAGGATGTATGCAGATGCCACAGTGCAAGCTGCCAGTTTGTATGCtagtgagaaaaatgaaaaatgaagaaaaatttggTTCTGcttgggtgtggtggcttatgcctgtaatcccagcactcaggaggctgaagcaggagtacCACGGGTTGGaggtcaaccttggctacatagttAGTTCCAATTTAGGattcacagtgagaccctgtctctgaaacaaacaaacaaaaaaaatcaaaaacaaaccaaacaaaataaaagtttcctAAATTGTTTTTTCTCTTGCTACAAAAATTACAGAGTACGGGGCACAGATTTAGCTCACTTCTTCACAAAGCACCTGGCTAACATGCAGGAAGCccttggttcaatccccaggaataGATGATtagtagacagacaggcaggcagacaatcgatggaaggatggatggatggactgatAAGATATAAACATCTTGGCAATTGTAAATGAGATATCGGCTTCTTACACTAACATAAACAACACCACTAGAGAAAGGGACCTGAAATAATAAAGCAGGTAGCACGTGTTTCCCAGAGCTGCCTGCTCGACAGAATGTCCCAGTAGCATTAGTGCAATACATGGAACCTGGAAACTTTCCAAATGCCCATCACCACAAATTAGAGGACAGTATACAACTCATTTGTAAAAATGGATAAACAAGATATAGAACAGCGTGCATGAATCTCCCATCATGCAGGGAAGAAGAGGGCATAACAGTATGTTTAGAGGGATGATGATACgcctagctcagtggtagagcacttgcctaccatgcatgaGATCCTAGGttcataaatatatttctatCATGCGTTCCGGTTCCATTTAGAAGCCAGAGTGATAACACAGGAGAGAAAACACTGGGCCCTGGTAGATGCCACACTTACTCCTATCCTTCCCACTCACCTTTCCCAAGAGGTCTTCAAACTCTGGGGACCACTCCTGCATCAGCGTGTCAATGTCAGGCATGGGCCTAAAAGTGGAGAAGTAAATATGAAGACGAATCATTGACCATGACATCAGCTACCTCTAAACCAGTCCTCAACTGGGCACACCGGGGTTTCAGGAGAACCTAGACTGGAAAACCAAATGTACCAGCCAGTTGGTAACGACACTGAGAACGCTCATCTTTGCATCCGCAATCTGTGCCAACAGCCGCCATCTTTCTTATTTCTAATCAAATAAAGCACAGCGGAAGTGtatgttttttgtctttgttttgtttttgtttttgtttttttaagtggctggagagacagccatgggtgctgggaactcttatgtttttggttgtgagcctagacttcaatggctgagccatctctccagccctgaaagtgTACATTTTTTTAAGGACCTCAGATTGATCCAGTTTACCCCCAGGTTTTCTTAGAAGCAAGGGGTCACAGATAGTGACAGTTACTCTGAACTACAGTGGTGAAGTCATATCTCTGCCATGTGCTGTcgtgcaggaggcagaagcaggaagactgaGTTGAGGGCCAGCTAAGACCACACAGGGACCTGTAGCTATCATTACCTGGTGTAGTGCACAGTCGCAGGGGGCTTAGAACGGTGTAACTCAGAGATGCTCTCAATCCAGGTGTCAATGGCCTTGGGATTCTTTTCTGCATCTTCCAGGCTCTTTACTTTCATATGTTGCTAGAAAAATAAGAAGAACAATGATATAGATACattataatgaaacccattattttgtatggtagctgtgttggttatttgagtgtgtgtgtgtgtgtgtgtgtggtgttgttttatgtcaactagacacaagcagaagttatctgagaagagggagcgCAGTTGAGGAACTGCCCCCACTAATCTGGCCTGTAGGGAAGTGTGTGGgaattttcttggttgatgactgatgtgggaggaacCAGTCCCTACGCAGGTGGGCTtgggtatataagaaagcaggctgagcaagacaggaAGAAcaggccagcaagcagcactcttccatagttctgcttcagttcctgcttccaggttccggCCTTGCCTTCCCTCAGTGAATGGGCTGTGACATGGGACATGTAAgtcaaattaaccctttccttaTTATTAGTCCCTTCCCAATTAACctttccccaagttgtttttggtcatggtgtttctcatAGCAGCAGAAAGTATATTAGGACAGTAATTTAAAACAGCTCATTGAAAAAGTGCTGTTTGCTGGGTCTGATAGCACATaaattcaatcccagcacttgggaagtagagataGGTAGACCTGAGGCCATCCTGctctatagtgagttccaggccagccagggctatatagacagaccctatctcaaaaagccaaaagagaagaaaaagtactGTTAGCTGAGCATAGTGATGTACTCCTGCCAActacaatcccagaacttgggaagtagaggcaggaagatcaggagtttgaggctagtctggactacctgagatcttgtttcaaacagaaaaacaaactaacaaacaaacaaaagaacgaTGGAACCACGGGAAGGATGCACAGTAAAAGGGAGAGCTGACCACAGTGAAGTGCCGTTTCACAACTGCTAGGATGGCTGGAATTAAAAAGGCCCTCACAAGCCTAAGTTAAGATTCGGAGAAATTTCAattctcattcattgctggtaAGACTGCTACTGGTTCAGAAAACATCTGGCAGTTCTTCAAAACGTTGACCGGTGTAAGTAAATGGCAATGCAACCCTCCTCCTCCACATACATTCAAGAAATTACATATATGCCATACAAAGACTTATACTTGAATATTCTAGCTCCATTATTAACATAAGTGGTaacaacagaggaatctaataAAATGTGGCgtaaacataaaaagaatattACTCGGTCATAAGAGGAATGAAGTGATCACTAGCGTTTAGGGAGAGAGAACAGCTATAGGGCTTCTTTCTGAAGGATGAAACTTTGTAACTTAGCGAGGAGGGGCTCAGTGCCCTGGCTAGCATAGAGAAGCACTGTATATTGTACAGCAATGATAAGCAGACAACTCCATGAATGCACTGAAAGCCAGCGAACTGTCAAATTTGAAAGGGTGACTCTTGGAGTTAGGGAGATGATTCAGGGGTTAGGAGTTGCTCttagagaggacccaggttcaatttccagcacccatatggcagttcacaaccatttctagctccaactccaggggatccaatgctctcttttgGCCCCCATGGGTACTGTATCCATGAGATGCACAGATATAAATGCAAGCAAAACCCATATGCATAAccttcaaattaaaaaaagtgtgtgtgacTCTTATGTAAACTATCTCAATAAAGCCATCACTaaaaacccaggctggcctgaagccACACCCCCTTTTAATAGACAATGGTCAGTGCTGGGCCAGCAGCTCTAGACCAGCAGCTCACCGTGATATTGTGCTGTTTGGAATTCTCTGTTAACCACAGTGAGAGAACAGTAGGGTCCGACTGCTTTGTAGATGGTTCATCTAACACCAAGAGGCCAAGGTGGTCAGGCTTTCCGTCAGGACGCGGCACCTGGTTCAGAGAGAAGTTAGGAGCCCTGAGAGGAAACgggagacccacagcagagccaTGGCTCCTGTTTTCCTTAAGCTGCTGGAAATGACTACTTCCATAGCGAATTTCCAGTCGGGTGTCAGCAGTAAGAAGCATGCCCTTCTATTAAACCAGACGGAGTCCTATCTAGAATGAGCCCACATGATGTATGGAGCATAAATATGGGGCTAATTTCATGGTCATTTAGGGTCAGACACATAACACTGCGTCACATAACCCAGCGAGTGGGATCTGAGACACCACAGTTAAGACTGCTAATGTATTGCCaggcgctggtggcgcacgcctttaatcccagctcttgggaagcagagacaggtggatctctgagagtttgaaaccagcctaattctaggacagccaaggctatgcaaagaaaccctgtcttgaaaaaaaactaaaacaacaacaacaaaaagaactccAATGCAATGAAGACTATTATGGCAGTCACCTCTCACCAGAGAAATGAGAGGAACTAGAAGTAGGGAGCTGGAAGAAACCCCAGGGGAATCATTTTTAGGATGCACCATCTCTACCTTTAAAAATGCATCAATATCCCCAACAGCTGGGATAAAATCAGGAATGAAAGGTTTCAGTTTGTGGTCCAGATCAATCAGCTGAGGTGTGTACCTACGAGAGACGGTTGAGGGAAGGTGGAAGCAGTTAGAAAATGTCACTTGACTGGGCTAGAGTGCAATGGCTCGGGCAAGGCAGACCCCTTCTGTAAGGTCTTACCGGCTGATGTACTCAAAGAGCTCCTTGATCTCAGCTGACACTGGCAGATGCTCATAGTCTGCAGGATCATAGGCCCTGGGGAAGGAGATACAGGCAGGTCAAAGTGGCCCTCGAGGAGCACAGATGGCAGGGCCCTGGCCAGCCCGTGTGATTTGCACCATAGAGATGTGACCCCAAACCTTCCTTCTGCCCCTGCCTATTTTCCTGGGAGCTTACAAAGAAACTTTGACATTGATTATAATTACCTCTAActaaaggaaaaagccacagaaaatccatgtgatttttctttttaattttatttatttatgtactttttaTGGGTAGAagttgtctgcctgcatgtatgtctgcatggcagaagagaataccagatctcattatagatagttgtcctccatgtggctgctggggattgaactcaggacctctaggagagcagccagtgctcttaacctctgagccatctctctagctctagttattatttttttttagtgtgtgtgggtgttttgtcaaGTATGTCTGGACATCACGTTTATACCTTGTATACAGGAGATCAGATTACGTCAGATCCCCTTGGATTGACGTTACAGACttttgtgaggtgccatgtgaattctgggaatctaacccaggtcctctgtaagagcagccagtgctcttaaccactgagccatctctaggcCCATAACATGACTTTTAAAAGTCTCTgaatgagctgggcggtggtggcacacgcctttaatcccagcacttggcaggtggatctctatgagttcgaggccagcctggtctacaaagcagacagccagggctacagagaaattctgtctccaaaaaccaaaacaaacaaagaaagaaaacaaacgccttttttttggttttttcgagacagggtttctctgtggctttggagcctgtcctggaactagctttgtagaccaggctggtctcgaactcacagagatccgcctgcctctgcctcccgagtgctgggattaaaggtgtgcgccaccaccgcccagcacaaaCGCCTttcttaaagactttttttttttgaaagcccATTTTCTTAGAATTGGAGAGAGAAATCCTGGCAGCTgccagaaggagggaaaagaagagggaaagagaaggtcaTGCCTTTTGAGTTAGGGCCCAAGAAAGCAGACATAATCAAAATGAAGGTCAGCAAGAGGCTGCAGCGGGGTGGGGGTAAGGGTATGGAGGTAGGAGGGTAGGGATGTGAGGGTGTGGGGTTAGGGATGTGGGAGTGTGGGGTTAGGGATGTGGAGTGTGGGGTTAGGGATGTGGGAGTGTGGGGTCGGGATGGGGGGAGTGTGGGGTAGGGATGTGGGAGGGTGGGGTAAGGATGTGGGAGTGTGGGGTAGGGATGGGAGTGTgtgggggtagggatgggggtgtgtgggggtagggatggggggAGTGTGGGGTAGGGATGTGGGAGGGTGGGGTAAGGATGTGGGAGTGTGGGGTAGGGATGTGGGAGTGTGGGGTAGGGATGTGGGAGTGTGGGGTAGGGATGGGAGTGTgtgggggtagggatgggggagtgtgggttagggatgggggagTGTGGGGGTAGCGATGAGGGGAGTGTGGGGTAGGGATCGGGGAGTGTGAGGGTAGTGATGGAGGTGTCTTTAGACACTAGGTGAGAAAGTGAGAAAGCCCAGCACAAGCAAGCCAGTAGAccagagacacaggaaggaagtaaaagaaaaactacacTTTTGGGATAGAGTTCAGACAATGGGCAGGTTTCATGCTACATGGCAGAAGCTCTGCAAatgtcagggtctcactatgttagTCTCAAATTTGCATcaatcctgcctccatcttctaaatgttgggattataggcctaAACCGCTCTGCCTGGTTCAGAAACTAGCCTTTACTAATGCAGATAGCActatatacttaaaaaaattattttcgaggctggagagatggc
Proteins encoded in this region:
- the Ift46 gene encoding intraflagellar transport protein 46 homolog, with protein sequence MADNSSDEYEEENDKEKKKPSQLTPQRAFSENDDDDEDDSSETDSDDDDDDDEHGAPLEGAYDPADYEHLPVSAEIKELFEYISRYTPQLIDLDHKLKPFIPDFIPAVGDIDAFLKVPRPDGKPDHLGLLVLDEPSTKQSDPTVLSLWLTENSKQHNITQHMKVKSLEDAEKNPKAIDTWIESISELHRSKPPATVHYTRPMPDIDTLMQEWSPEFEDLLGKVSLPTVELDCSLAEYIDMICAILDIPFYKSRIQSLHLLFSLYSEFKNSQHFKALAEGKKAFTPPSNSASQAGDAETLTFI